In Carassius gibelio isolate Cgi1373 ecotype wild population from Czech Republic chromosome B17, carGib1.2-hapl.c, whole genome shotgun sequence, a single window of DNA contains:
- the ap4s1 gene encoding AP-4 complex subunit sigma-1 isoform X1 yields the protein MIKFLLMVNKQGQTRLSKYYEQVELGKRAALEADVVRGCLARRKEECSFVEYKDYKLVYRQYAALLIVVGVTENENELSIYELVHNFVEVLDKYFSRVSELDVSFISPITQSIIDQT from the exons ATGATCAAGTTCCTACTTATGGTCAACAAACAGGGGCAGACTCGCCTGTCCAAGTATTATGAACAAGTGGAGCTTGGGAAGAGAGCAGCTCTGGAAGCTGATGTGGTCCGGGGATGCCTCGCGCGGAGGAAGGAAGAG TGTTCATTTGTGGAGTACAAGGACTACAAACTGGTGTATCGACAATACGCAGCACTTCTCATAGTTGTTGGCGTCACTGAAAATGAG AATGAACTCTCAATCTATGAGCTTGTGCATAACTTTGTGGAAGTGTTGGATAAGTATTTCAGTCGTGTG AGTGAGCTGGATGTATCCTTTATAAGTCCAATTACACAAAGTATTATCGACCAAACTTGA
- the ap4s1 gene encoding AP-4 complex subunit sigma-1 isoform X2 translates to MIKFLLMVNKQGQTRLSKYYEQVELGKRAALEADVVRGCLARRKEECSFVEYKDYKLVYRQYAALLIVVGVTENENELSIYELVHNFVEVLDKYFSRVSELDIMFNLDKVHIILDEMILNGHIVETNKNRILAPLLALDKMTES, encoded by the exons ATGATCAAGTTCCTACTTATGGTCAACAAACAGGGGCAGACTCGCCTGTCCAAGTATTATGAACAAGTGGAGCTTGGGAAGAGAGCAGCTCTGGAAGCTGATGTGGTCCGGGGATGCCTCGCGCGGAGGAAGGAAGAG TGTTCATTTGTGGAGTACAAGGACTACAAACTGGTGTATCGACAATACGCAGCACTTCTCATAGTTGTTGGCGTCACTGAAAATGAG AATGAACTCTCAATCTATGAGCTTGTGCATAACTTTGTGGAAGTGTTGGATAAGTATTTCAGTCGTGTG AGTGAGCTGGAT ATCATGTTCAATTTAGATAAAGTACACATTATACTTGATGAAATGATCCTGAATGGACACATTGTGGAGACGAATAAGAACCGGATACTGGCACCACTACTGGCCCTGGACAAGATGACTGAAAGCTGA